GGCTATTTTGGAGAAGCGCATCCTTTCCCCACACTTGTTTTTTGAGTTTTCCCCCTAGGTTTTTCCTCACACACCACTTTCCTCATCAAGGCAACCTTTTCTCAAAGACAATAGAAAGCAAAGCATGTGTAGACGAGTACTGAGTACACAGCCAGGGCAGTTGGACAAGTGCCCACAAGCACCACATCCCCAGGGGTCGCTGGGCAACCATGTCCCGTTTCCCCATTCATTCCATTCGGAAAGATCACATTCACCACTGACCGCAAGAACGTATTTAAATTTAAGCTACCTTGAAGTATGGCTGTGATTGGGCTTTTTGTGAAACTTGGTCGTCCCAATTAGATTTACTGTGTTTAAATTAGTGGGTGTGTGAAGAGAACactcaaaaaaaatttttttcatgcattcatgGACCTCTAGTCCTCAAAAGTCTCACCAAATGGAGCATTTTAAGATGCTTAAAGGAGTTGTGGGTACAGGGGCCAACTTGCAGGGCTACAGAGACAGAAATTTTGCAGAACTATAATGTACATGGTGAACACATCTGGAATTAATACAGCCGCTGGTATAATGAGGCCTGAGAAGAAGctacaaaaatgtttaatagaAGGCAAtcaatcataatttttttaaataatggttttcattttcatatattcAGTCAAGCCTGTTTTAGgcattataaaaaaagagattttggCTTTGGGGATCAGCATGCTTCTTAGTTACTTAGTGGTAGATTGCCTTCTTATTTAATACTGCCCCCTACTTGAAAGAGTTTCTCTAGGTGGCCAAATCTTACACACTGCATATTTCTTGGTAAAGAAATTCGGTTTTGATTTTGAGTTAAAGTGTGTATCTCTTTCTTTCAGTGACATGCAGAAAGCTTGTGCCGGCTCAGTGGCATCCATCTTCTCCTCACTGGTGCTGTGTCCTACAGAGCTTGTTAAGTGTCGACTGCAGGCCATGCACGAGATGGCGGCATCGGGCAAAATCACCAGCAGTCAGAAGTAAGAAACCAAAGGGAGATGATGTGTTCAAGCAGTTTCTGACTATGGGCTAAAGGAACATGGCAGATGGACTGTCTTTAAAATAGATGCCCATTCAGTATTCAGTAAACTAGCAATCGTAAAGCAATGTCTGTTGTCATTCTGAAAAGACAgctaattattgttttattaactAGTAAAATACCCATTTAAGAGGGTGGTACGGAGTACAAGGTAGTGCAAGGTAGAAGGCTAAGTTAATTAGATCAGCACTCCATAGAAAGTATGCATCACCTCAATGACAATTATAATGATTATTGTTccctttaatatttatttaagacTTTTGTGACAGTAGGCAAAAAGTCTCTAGTCCAGTTGTCCCAATGTACATATATTGTGACTGCCTCTCACCCAATCAAAATGTGAGTTCAGTTCACTATATCACAAAACTGTGATACAATTAATAGtgcacaaataaacagacaataATGCAATATAACATTTCGTTAACTTTTTTCTATTTATCTTTTTTCTCTGTCTAGCACAGTGTGGTCAGTGGTGAAGGCAGTAATGCATAATGATGGACCCCTAGGCTTCTTCCAGGGCTTGACCACCACCATTGCTCGTGAGGTGCCCGGCTACTTCTGCTTCTTTGGAGCATATGAGCTCTGCCGCACCTCTTTTGCTGAGTACATGGCCTGCGGCAAGGATGAAATAGGTGTgtgtctgctctgctctgctgtgcCTGTTCCTGAGACAAGTTCTCACATGAAAGCACCTAAACAGGCCATATGTTGTTTCCAGGTGTAGTGTAGTTTAAAGGAGCCAAGTTTTGTCCTCTATTAGGTGAACAAAAATGGTCCAAGAGAAGTGAAACACAGTTCTTTTTTTgtagtttattatttatttatttacaaataatattttgcatATGACAATGTtcttattacattattaatgtgGGGCTGGAAATGTAATAAgttcttcccacaggctattcgacctctcaacaatcacaacacttcatagaactacaatacactgcagcacttccgctttcaatcactctggactcaatcccccccagaatttttgcacaaatgtctatgtatgtgacaaatacaatttgaatttgaatttatatAGTATAATGAAATTTGTATCCCCCATCTGTACATCTTTAGCTGCCTTCTGTTTGTCTGATGTCAACATTATTTGGCAGTGTATCTCAGCGTGGCCATGTCCTCtactgtaattaaaataaacgattacattattttaattttggcaTCTTGTGTTCGATTTTCTTTGTCCTGCAGGAGTGGTGCCCATTATGTTCAGTGGGGGATTTGGTGGTGCTTGCCTCTGGTTGGTCGTGTACCCCATGGACTGTGTGAAATCTCGGATTCAGGTGATGTCTATGACCGGGCGGCAAGCTGGCTTCTTCAAGACCTTCATGGGCATCCTGAGGACTGAGGGTAAGACCAAACagattaaaaactaaaactgaaaacagacacacctttaaattattcaaattactTTTTCAATTGCCCACTTGCTGGTTCTAAAATCATTGCACTGTAATGAATCAGAGCTCTGATTTTCAGGTGTCAGAGCGCTCTACTCTGGCCTCACCCCCACGATGATTCGGACATTCCCTGCCAATGGAGCACTCTTCCTGGGATACGAGGCCAGCCGCAAGTTCATGATGGAGCAGTTTGGCAGCTGACCGGGTTCCTCTAATTTTCTTGGTTTTATTGACACTTCGGACCCTTTaagatc
The window above is part of the Denticeps clupeoides chromosome 6, fDenClu1.1, whole genome shotgun sequence genome. Proteins encoded here:
- the slc25a15b gene encoding solute carrier family 25 member 15b, with amino-acid sequence MAPHPVVQAIIDLSAGAVGGTACVFSGQPLDTAKVKMQTFPTLYRGFVHCFVSTYKQVGLRGLYQGTTPALMANIAENSVLFMSYGFCQEVVRVMSSVPSGAALSDMQKACAGSVASIFSSLVLCPTELVKCRLQAMHEMAASGKITSSQNTVWSVVKAVMHNDGPLGFFQGLTTTIAREVPGYFCFFGAYELCRTSFAEYMACGKDEIGVVPIMFSGGFGGACLWLVVYPMDCVKSRIQVMSMTGRQAGFFKTFMGILRTEGVRALYSGLTPTMIRTFPANGALFLGYEASRKFMMEQFGS